Proteins encoded together in one Planctomyces sp. SH-PL14 window:
- a CDS encoding RidA family protein, giving the protein MGAEARIKELGLALPTPPKPAFVYKSAVQVGNLLYVSGHGPWQGDGYIAGKVGVDVSAEQAKEAARVTGLAILATLRRELGSLDRVVRTIKTLGMVNAIPEFTEHPAVINGFSELLREVFGDAGVGARSAVGMGSLPGNIPVEIEVIFEVI; this is encoded by the coding sequence ATGGGAGCGGAAGCTCGGATCAAAGAACTCGGACTCGCTCTCCCCACGCCTCCCAAGCCCGCGTTCGTCTACAAGTCCGCGGTGCAGGTCGGAAACCTGCTCTACGTCTCTGGCCACGGCCCGTGGCAGGGGGACGGCTACATCGCGGGAAAAGTCGGAGTCGACGTCTCCGCGGAACAGGCCAAGGAGGCGGCCCGTGTGACGGGCCTTGCCATTCTGGCCACTCTCCGCCGGGAGCTCGGCTCGCTGGACCGCGTCGTGCGGACGATCAAGACGCTCGGGATGGTCAACGCCATTCCTGAGTTCACTGAGCACCCCGCGGTCATCAACGGCTTCAGCGAACTGCTCCGGGAAGTCTTTGGCGACGCCGGAGTCGGGGCGCGAAGCGCCGTGGGAATGGGCTCTCTCCCGGGGAACATCCCGGTCGAGATCGAAGTCATCTTCGAAGTCATCTGA